The Paraburkholderia fungorum genome window below encodes:
- a CDS encoding LysR substrate-binding domain-containing protein yields the protein MRDTVQAADLSFFSTLASSGSLSAAARELGLTAAAVSKRLTQMESRAGVALINRTTRRMMLTPEGELYLEHARRILDEIDSLAELLGSAKKSPKGLLRVNSTLGFGRSHVAPAVSRFVARFPDVSVQLQLSVTPPPLTDDTFDVCIRFGEPPDTRVVARRLAPNRRLLCAAPSYLAARGVPLSAHDLTRHNCIGIRQGDEAYGVWRLSSGRGAARKTEAVRINGTLTTNDGEIAVKWALEGHGILLRAEWDINEYLADGRLVQVLPDHETPNADIFAVYSQRHQMSNRIRAFVDFIALELGEGLKV from the coding sequence ATGCGCGATACTGTCCAGGCGGCCGACCTGAGCTTCTTTTCGACGCTGGCATCGTCCGGCAGCCTGAGCGCTGCCGCCCGCGAGCTGGGGCTGACGGCGGCGGCGGTCAGCAAAAGGCTGACGCAGATGGAATCGCGCGCGGGCGTGGCGCTGATCAACCGCACCACGCGCCGGATGATGCTGACGCCCGAGGGCGAGTTGTATCTCGAACACGCGCGGCGCATTCTCGATGAAATCGACAGCCTGGCCGAGCTGCTCGGCAGCGCGAAGAAAAGCCCGAAGGGTTTGCTGCGCGTCAACTCGACTCTCGGCTTCGGCCGCAGCCACGTCGCGCCCGCCGTCTCACGCTTCGTCGCGCGCTTTCCCGATGTTTCCGTTCAGCTCCAACTCTCGGTGACCCCGCCGCCGTTGACCGACGATACGTTCGACGTCTGCATCCGCTTCGGCGAGCCGCCCGATACGCGTGTCGTCGCACGGCGTCTGGCGCCGAATCGAAGGCTGCTGTGCGCCGCGCCGTCCTACCTGGCCGCACGCGGCGTGCCGCTGAGCGCGCATGATCTGACACGGCATAACTGCATCGGCATCCGGCAAGGGGATGAAGCCTACGGCGTGTGGCGTCTGAGTTCCGGGCGTGGTGCGGCACGCAAGACGGAAGCCGTGCGCATCAACGGAACGCTGACGACCAACGACGGCGAGATCGCCGTCAAATGGGCGCTGGAAGGACACGGCATCCTGCTGCGCGCGGAGTGGGACATCAACGAATATCTCGCCGATGGACGACTGGTGCAGGTGTTGCCCGATCACGAAACGCCGAACGCCGACATCTTCGCGGTCTACTCGCAGCGGCATCAGATGTCGAACCGGATACGCGCGTTCGTCGATTTCATTGCGCTGGAGTTGGGTGAGGGGTTGAAGGTTTAG
- a CDS encoding DUF302 domain-containing protein, translated as MNALPASTLSATLQAHPALMGIKMIIAPNAGSADNGVVTVASAHSGATTVERFQALIRERGLTLFACIDFSGDAGRAGLALPFSQLVIFGNPKAGTPLMQYAPTAALDLPLKVLVWEDADSRAWLSFNSTDYLRERHALPGDLMKPVSGVAALVDAVAR; from the coding sequence GTGAACGCGCTGCCCGCCAGCACTCTTTCCGCGACGCTACAAGCGCACCCTGCCCTCATGGGAATCAAGATGATCATCGCGCCAAATGCAGGAAGCGCCGATAACGGCGTCGTCACCGTGGCAAGCGCGCATTCGGGCGCCACTACCGTCGAGCGCTTTCAGGCATTGATCCGCGAGCGGGGGCTGACGCTGTTCGCCTGCATCGATTTCAGCGGCGACGCCGGGCGAGCAGGGCTTGCGCTGCCGTTCAGCCAGCTTGTGATCTTCGGCAACCCGAAAGCCGGTACGCCGCTGATGCAATACGCGCCAACGGCCGCGCTGGATCTCCCGCTCAAGGTGCTCGTCTGGGAGGACGCGGACAGCCGCGCGTGGCTGTCGTTCAACTCGACCGACTACCTCCGCGAGCGCCACGCGCTCCCCGGCGATCTTATGAAACCGGTCAGCGGTGTCGCGGCGCTCGTAGATGCGGTTGCGCGATAA
- a CDS encoding ABC transporter substrate-binding protein, with the protein MTRGWRFFQRWTASALISATLGLSGTHAAFAQPKTHIADAWYAHNAVLLMLGAASNVVATVARSSAFPWMYRVAPGLSHAEAVDGATMNGEELLRLDTDVVFTTTADPSIDALRRTGLDVVPVNFTDFDSMLACIDLTARTLDTPLAMQRAAGYRRYLQQTLADTAKSLGDLPAQNRPRVLHVASINPLKVDGADTIVDQWIQAAGGRNAADGLRGNLKPVSIEQVLAWHPDIVVLAANAGAIDDSPQHALWDTLDAVRDKHVYRNPAGVFPWDRYGPEVALQVRWATQMFHPERAQHDDLVALTRQFYAAFFSYALSEKDARRMLAGLPPEAERGGHAR; encoded by the coding sequence ATGACGCGAGGCTGGCGATTTTTTCAGCGATGGACAGCGAGTGCGCTGATATCCGCCACGCTGGGTTTGAGCGGTACGCACGCTGCTTTCGCCCAACCCAAAACCCATATCGCCGATGCGTGGTACGCGCATAACGCGGTGTTGCTGATGCTTGGCGCGGCCAGCAACGTGGTCGCGACTGTCGCGCGTTCGTCGGCGTTCCCGTGGATGTATCGCGTGGCGCCCGGTCTTTCGCATGCTGAAGCAGTGGACGGCGCGACGATGAACGGCGAGGAACTGCTGCGCCTCGATACCGATGTCGTCTTTACGACGACCGCCGATCCGTCGATCGATGCATTGCGGCGCACCGGTCTCGACGTCGTGCCGGTCAACTTCACCGACTTCGACTCGATGCTCGCGTGCATCGACCTGACGGCGCGCACGCTCGATACACCGCTCGCGATGCAACGGGCGGCGGGCTATCGGCGTTATTTGCAGCAAACGCTTGCCGACACCGCGAAATCGCTCGGCGATCTGCCTGCGCAAAACCGGCCGCGCGTGCTGCATGTCGCGTCGATCAACCCTTTGAAGGTGGACGGCGCGGATACGATCGTCGATCAGTGGATTCAGGCTGCCGGTGGCCGCAACGCCGCCGATGGCCTGCGCGGCAACCTGAAGCCGGTATCGATCGAACAGGTGCTGGCGTGGCACCCGGATATCGTGGTTCTGGCGGCGAATGCGGGCGCTATCGACGATTCGCCGCAACATGCGCTGTGGGACACGCTGGACGCAGTGCGCGACAAGCATGTCTATCGCAATCCAGCAGGCGTTTTTCCGTGGGACCGCTATGGTCCCGAAGTCGCTTTGCAGGTTCGCTGGGCGACGCAGATGTTTCATCCTGAGCGTGCGCAACATGACGATCTGGTTGCGCTGACACGTCAGTTCTATGCGGCTTTTTTCAGCTACGCGTTATCGGAAAAAGACGCGCGGCGAATGCTCGCAGGCCTGCCGCCCGAAGCCGAACGCGGCGGTCACGCGCGATGA
- a CDS encoding TonB-dependent receptor: protein MNLKRRAIDRALAAVSLVIMSGHAFAQAAPVASSDAVAANASEPATKSTAATTVLPTVAVSAAPSTASTSDSLRVDNATLGPLGKLDRLDTPYTINVVPQHLIQNQQLKSVADALRYLPEAQGDGARPQTRGIQGSVVQNSRIDGLNVVSTTDYPLEEFDRIEVLDGLAGSLYGPANPAGTFNYVQKRPTDDRLMRFTLGYSTQSRFLRGVDLSDRVGPSKAIGYRLTLLDETGTGYTDHSSVRRQLGSLALDFHLSPDTVIETNFSHYHYVTKGFPATFALASGVHFPAALDPTNSAYGSQNAGNDDTTDTGSIRVRHDFSADWHLTAAVLRQIADRESTAPTNTLTSNAGAYTTTIGTATASRFTITSNLLYLNGHVKTGSIDHAISLGTSGFTWDNFNPEGGATTTLGTGNLSNPQSFDLTGVPDFTHRYQSAQSTQQSFMAGDDITFSPYWSVLLTGSQSWLSTHNYSVKGVQTSESADQGLSGAASLVFRPSDNQSVYVTYADSLQQGDTAPTGSTNAGNILAPYRSKQWEVGYKLALGGVNASVAAFRITRPYAYTLADGTYGTAGEQRNRGIELMMDGDVTRDLSLFGGVTWLDPRLFDTGSASTEGKRIVGLPEFALNLLAEYKVPQVPGLFTDFNAHFIGSRPTDNADVYSVGSYATFDVGVGYLTKIYHRAVTFRLAVDNLTNRSYWTNIVPGGLNGYTGAGNASASLGAPRTVSASVQFDL, encoded by the coding sequence ATGAATCTCAAACGCCGCGCCATCGACCGGGCGCTCGCCGCCGTGTCGCTTGTCATCATGTCCGGCCATGCGTTCGCGCAAGCCGCGCCGGTTGCATCGAGCGATGCTGTCGCCGCGAACGCTTCCGAACCGGCCACAAAAAGCACAGCCGCCACAACGGTGCTTCCGACGGTGGCCGTCAGTGCCGCGCCGTCTACTGCATCCACATCCGACAGCCTGCGCGTCGATAACGCGACGTTAGGCCCGCTGGGCAAACTCGACCGGCTCGACACGCCGTACACGATCAACGTCGTGCCGCAGCATCTGATCCAGAATCAGCAACTGAAAAGCGTCGCCGATGCGTTGCGCTATCTGCCCGAAGCGCAAGGCGACGGCGCGCGTCCGCAGACGCGCGGGATTCAGGGCAGCGTCGTGCAGAACAGCCGCATCGACGGACTCAACGTGGTGTCGACGACCGACTATCCGCTCGAAGAGTTCGACCGCATCGAAGTGCTCGACGGTCTCGCCGGATCCTTATACGGGCCGGCGAATCCGGCCGGTACGTTCAACTATGTCCAGAAGCGTCCAACCGATGACCGGCTGATGCGCTTCACGCTCGGCTATAGCACGCAGAGCCGCTTTCTGCGCGGCGTCGATCTGTCGGATCGCGTCGGGCCGTCGAAAGCGATTGGCTACCGCCTCACACTGCTCGACGAAACCGGCACTGGCTATACGGATCACAGCTCGGTGCGTCGTCAGCTAGGCAGTCTCGCGCTCGATTTTCATCTGTCGCCAGACACAGTGATTGAAACCAACTTCAGCCACTATCACTATGTGACGAAGGGCTTTCCCGCGACGTTCGCACTGGCGAGCGGGGTCCATTTCCCGGCTGCGCTCGATCCGACCAACTCTGCATATGGCTCGCAAAACGCAGGTAACGACGACACCACCGACACCGGTTCGATTCGCGTGCGTCACGACTTCTCAGCGGACTGGCATCTGACCGCTGCCGTGTTGCGACAGATCGCAGATCGCGAGTCGACGGCGCCGACCAACACGCTGACCAGCAACGCGGGCGCTTACACGACGACGATCGGCACGGCGACTGCGAGCCGCTTCACGATCACGAGCAACCTGCTGTACCTGAATGGACACGTTAAAACCGGTTCTATCGATCACGCAATCAGCCTTGGTACAAGCGGTTTTACGTGGGACAACTTCAATCCGGAGGGGGGCGCGACGACGACACTCGGCACGGGCAATCTGTCGAATCCGCAATCGTTCGATCTGACCGGCGTGCCTGACTTCACGCATCGCTATCAATCGGCGCAGAGCACGCAGCAATCGTTCATGGCGGGCGACGACATCACGTTTTCGCCGTATTGGTCCGTGCTGCTGACCGGCAGCCAAAGCTGGCTGTCGACGCACAACTACAGCGTGAAAGGCGTACAGACCAGCGAATCGGCGGATCAGGGTTTGTCGGGCGCGGCGAGTCTCGTGTTCAGACCGAGCGACAATCAGAGCGTGTACGTCACCTATGCAGACAGCCTCCAGCAAGGCGACACTGCGCCGACCGGATCGACCAACGCGGGCAACATTCTCGCGCCGTATCGCAGCAAGCAATGGGAGGTGGGCTACAAGCTCGCGCTGGGCGGTGTGAATGCGTCGGTGGCGGCATTCCGCATCACGCGTCCTTATGCGTACACGCTCGCGGACGGCACCTACGGCACGGCCGGCGAACAACGCAATCGCGGCATCGAGCTGATGATGGATGGCGACGTAACGCGCGATCTCTCACTATTCGGCGGCGTGACCTGGCTCGACCCGCGTCTGTTCGATACCGGCTCTGCGTCGACGGAAGGCAAGCGCATTGTCGGCCTGCCGGAGTTCGCGCTGAACCTGCTCGCCGAATATAAAGTGCCGCAAGTGCCGGGTCTTTTCACCGACTTCAACGCGCATTTCATCGGCTCGCGTCCCACCGATAACGCCGACGTCTACTCGGTCGGCTCGTATGCGACCTTCGATGTCGGCGTCGGTTATCTGACGAAGATCTACCATCGCGCGGTCACGTTCCGTCTCGCTGTCGACAATCTGACCAATCGCAGTTACTGGACCAACATCGTGCCGGGCGGCCTGAATGGCTACACGGGCGCGGGTAACGCGAGCGCGTCGCTCGGTGCGCCGCGCACGGTGTCGGCGTCGGTGCAATTCGATCTGTGA
- a CDS encoding ABC transporter ATP-binding protein — protein sequence MNATLACRDIVYRRSHALILDGVSLSVQTGEIVSLLGVNGAGKSTLLRILLGLLPAESGTVVLNGTAISKQRRQAIARCVAYVPQLHVAHFPYTVSQIVALGRVPHLGLGRTLRSADHAAIDTALARLDITHLAARNYMALSGGERQRVLLARALAQQARILVMDEPLTGLDYGHQLRMLSLLAALAAEGYAILNTTHRPEDAFHGATRAVLLERGRVIADGAPRDVIDARAIGKLYDVAVDQLDVERYRFFVPGHADTAAPTSSLSSPEPPPC from the coding sequence ATGAACGCCACCCTTGCTTGTCGCGACATCGTATATCGACGCTCGCATGCACTGATACTCGACGGCGTGAGCCTGTCGGTTCAGACGGGAGAGATCGTGTCGCTGCTCGGCGTGAATGGAGCGGGCAAGAGCACGTTGCTGCGCATCCTGCTCGGACTGTTACCCGCCGAATCGGGAACTGTCGTGCTCAATGGCACGGCGATTTCGAAGCAGCGCCGCCAAGCCATCGCGCGATGTGTCGCTTACGTGCCGCAACTCCACGTCGCACATTTTCCATACACGGTCTCGCAGATCGTGGCGCTCGGACGCGTGCCGCATCTCGGCTTGGGCCGCACATTGCGCTCCGCCGACCATGCCGCTATCGACACCGCATTGGCACGCCTCGACATCACGCATCTCGCCGCGCGCAATTACATGGCGCTGTCCGGCGGCGAGCGGCAGCGCGTGCTGCTCGCGCGCGCACTCGCGCAACAGGCACGAATTCTCGTGATGGACGAACCGTTGACCGGTCTCGACTACGGCCATCAGTTGCGCATGTTGTCGCTGCTTGCCGCACTCGCTGCGGAGGGCTACGCAATTCTGAACACGACCCATCGTCCCGAAGACGCGTTTCATGGCGCGACGCGCGCGGTGTTGCTCGAACGCGGGCGCGTCATCGCCGATGGTGCACCGCGCGACGTGATCGACGCACGTGCAATCGGCAAACTGTACGACGTCGCCGTGGATCAACTCGATGTCGAGCGATACCGCTTCTTCGTTCCAGGGCATGCCGACACAGCTGCACCGACATCTTCTCTCTCTTCTCCCGAACCTCCCCCGTGCTAA
- a CDS encoding FecCD family ABC transporter permease, with protein MSPPITRNTLADADPRAASHESGASKNRPRALPAAFVFLVAAALVSLCAGRYPVSIADIFATFTARLHLHAPPEHAALLNAVVVDTRLPRVLCAALVGAALSTAGATYQAVFRNPLVSPGLLGVLSGSAFGAALGLVLGAHGASVQMFAFVGGTLSVAMGLGIARMLGGGGVLMLVLGGLVSNALFSSLLSLIKYVADPLNQLPAIVYWLLGSLAQSGWPDLARLALPLVAGIALLCVFAPLLDALTLSDDEARSLGVPVGAIRLGVIVVATLISALTVSLAGVIGWVGLLVPHIARAIVGASNRRVLPLSAALGAAGLILADTCARSVSAGEIPLGIVTELFGALAFVFVLRRLRQGGLE; from the coding sequence ATGTCGCCGCCTATCACGCGGAACACGCTTGCCGATGCCGATCCGCGCGCTGCATCGCATGAATCTGGCGCATCGAAAAATCGCCCTCGCGCGCTGCCTGCCGCCTTCGTTTTTCTCGTGGCCGCCGCGTTGGTGTCGCTGTGCGCCGGTCGCTATCCGGTTTCAATCGCCGACATATTCGCGACCTTCACCGCGCGTCTGCATTTGCATGCGCCTCCTGAACACGCTGCGCTGCTGAACGCGGTCGTTGTCGATACGCGCCTGCCGCGCGTGTTGTGCGCGGCGCTAGTCGGCGCGGCGCTGTCCACTGCGGGCGCTACGTATCAGGCGGTATTTCGCAATCCGCTGGTGTCGCCGGGCTTGCTCGGCGTGCTGAGCGGGTCGGCATTCGGCGCGGCGCTCGGCCTCGTGCTCGGCGCGCACGGCGCGTCGGTGCAGATGTTCGCGTTTGTCGGCGGAACGCTGTCGGTCGCGATGGGACTTGGCATCGCGCGGATGCTGGGCGGTGGTGGCGTGCTGATGCTCGTACTTGGCGGACTCGTCAGCAATGCGCTGTTCTCTTCGTTGCTGTCGCTGATCAAATACGTCGCCGATCCGCTCAATCAATTGCCTGCGATCGTCTACTGGTTGCTCGGCAGTCTCGCGCAAAGCGGCTGGCCAGATCTTGCCCGGCTCGCGTTGCCGCTCGTGGCGGGCATCGCGCTGCTGTGCGTGTTTGCTCCGCTACTCGACGCCTTGACCTTGAGCGACGACGAAGCGCGCAGTCTCGGTGTGCCGGTCGGCGCGATCCGGCTCGGCGTGATTGTCGTCGCTACGTTGATATCCGCGCTGACGGTGTCGCTCGCGGGCGTGATCGGGTGGGTCGGCTTGCTGGTGCCGCACATCGCGCGCGCGATTGTCGGCGCGTCGAACCGGCGCGTGCTGCCGTTGAGCGCGGCGCTCGGCGCGGCCGGTCTGATTCTCGCGGATACGTGCGCGCGCAGCGTATCGGCGGGAGAGATTCCGCTAGGCATCGTCACCGAACTATTCGGCGCGCTGGCCTTCGTGTTCGTGTTGCGGCGGCTGCGGCAAGGGGGACTTGAATGA
- a CDS encoding transporter substrate-binding domain-containing protein, producing MHKPFRTLVLSLTGALAFCASVPGWAQDNDLLSRVKTNKEITIATEARYAPFEYVDNGKIVGYDADLMQYVLKSLPDVKVKQLDLPFQGLLPGLDAKRFDIVVTAVTVNKDRASHFAFTLPVADATTGVLLRTNETAIKTPDDLNGKIVGSQTGSAQLQALVALDKKLKDAGGPGLKQIKQYVAFDEAYADLAVGRLDAVAQSVANLGPLMKARPGVFMVMPQTIGPKSYFAWVVRKDADSATLAKLFSDGIARANKDGTMKKLQEKWFGSTMDVPADALPAPTM from the coding sequence ATGCATAAGCCTTTCCGCACTCTGGTACTGTCATTGACCGGCGCACTCGCGTTTTGCGCATCGGTCCCGGGTTGGGCGCAGGACAACGACTTACTGTCGCGCGTCAAGACCAACAAGGAAATCACCATCGCCACCGAGGCGCGCTATGCGCCGTTCGAATACGTCGACAACGGCAAGATCGTCGGCTATGACGCAGATCTGATGCAGTACGTGCTGAAGTCGTTGCCCGACGTGAAGGTCAAGCAACTCGACCTGCCGTTCCAGGGCTTGCTGCCGGGCCTCGATGCAAAACGTTTCGACATCGTCGTCACTGCCGTCACGGTCAACAAGGATCGTGCGAGTCATTTCGCGTTCACGCTGCCTGTTGCCGATGCCACCACCGGCGTCCTGTTGCGCACCAACGAGACCGCAATCAAGACCCCGGACGACCTGAACGGCAAGATCGTCGGTTCGCAAACCGGCTCCGCGCAACTGCAGGCACTCGTCGCACTCGACAAGAAACTGAAGGACGCAGGCGGCCCCGGCCTCAAGCAGATCAAGCAATACGTCGCGTTCGACGAAGCCTACGCGGATCTCGCGGTAGGCCGTCTCGACGCGGTCGCGCAATCGGTCGCGAATCTCGGACCGCTGATGAAAGCCCGCCCCGGCGTATTCATGGTGATGCCGCAAACCATCGGCCCGAAGAGCTATTTCGCGTGGGTCGTGCGCAAGGACGCGGACAGCGCCACACTCGCCAAACTGTTCAGCGACGGCATTGCGCGCGCAAACAAGGACGGCACGATGAAGAAGCTTCAGGAGAAATGGTTCGGCTCGACGATGGATGTGCCCGCCGACGCACTGCCCGCGCCGACGATGTAA
- a CDS encoding amino acid ABC transporter permease, which produces MNTPDLLTRCLGYLPQLLDGALTTLWLSAVAVLCGFFAGIFIYTMSVSHSALMSRTARVYVSVFRGTPVLAQLLVFYYVPSAIGITLPGVVAAAIGLSLNTAAYQSQILGAGFRSIPRGQIEAASTFNLTRRQTLWHIEVPQVVAVTLPALVSEMIDIVKASAVISVIAVTDLMRVGQQLASSSYRPLEVYTLAACFYLAITTLLSLAAHGYERRLAKRV; this is translated from the coding sequence ATGAACACGCCTGACCTTCTGACCCGCTGCCTCGGCTATCTGCCGCAGTTACTGGACGGCGCATTGACCACGCTGTGGCTATCGGCGGTGGCGGTGCTGTGCGGCTTCTTCGCCGGCATCTTCATCTACACGATGTCGGTCAGCCATAGCGCGCTGATGTCGCGCACGGCGCGGGTCTATGTCAGCGTGTTTCGTGGCACACCGGTGCTCGCGCAGTTGCTGGTGTTCTATTACGTGCCGTCGGCAATCGGCATCACGCTGCCGGGCGTGGTGGCCGCGGCCATCGGCTTGTCGTTGAACACCGCGGCTTATCAATCGCAAATTCTGGGCGCCGGTTTCCGTTCGATTCCGCGCGGCCAGATCGAAGCGGCCAGCACCTTCAATCTCACGCGACGTCAGACGCTGTGGCATATCGAAGTCCCGCAAGTGGTTGCCGTGACGCTGCCTGCGCTAGTGTCCGAGATGATCGATATCGTGAAGGCGTCGGCGGTGATTTCGGTGATCGCCGTCACGGATCTGATGCGCGTGGGTCAACAGTTGGCGTCGTCAAGTTACCGGCCGCTCGAAGTCTATACGCTCGCTGCGTGCTTTTATCTGGCTATCACGACACTGCTTTCTCTCGCCGCGCACGGCTACGAGCGCCGTCTTGCGAAGCGCGTCTGA
- a CDS encoding amino acid ABC transporter permease, translating into MNAFFSLIPRFADAMLVTLEVSLLAALLGMLGGFALNALRMRFSKALSAPYKTYVWLIRGMPYLSQLVIVYFGLPVLGLTMTAVQATVVSLSIYAAAYFAEIFRAGWSSIPHGQIEAARAFGIGRWAAFRSIELPQAFAFAVPLLANQVILVIKESAVASIITVPELTMTASDIVASTYTYIGPYAMLIVCYWLLTQAVALVAARATALIPFMQKTS; encoded by the coding sequence ATGAACGCATTTTTCTCTCTCATACCGCGCTTTGCCGACGCAATGCTCGTGACGCTCGAGGTCAGCCTGCTTGCTGCGCTGCTCGGCATGCTCGGCGGCTTCGCGCTCAACGCGTTGCGGATGCGCTTCAGCAAGGCGTTGAGCGCGCCGTACAAAACCTACGTGTGGTTGATACGCGGCATGCCGTATCTGTCGCAACTGGTGATCGTCTATTTCGGCTTGCCAGTACTCGGGCTGACGATGACCGCCGTGCAGGCCACCGTCGTGTCGCTGTCGATCTACGCAGCGGCCTACTTCGCGGAGATTTTCCGCGCGGGCTGGTCGAGCATTCCCCACGGTCAGATTGAAGCTGCACGCGCATTCGGTATCGGCAGATGGGCCGCTTTTCGCTCGATCGAATTGCCCCAGGCGTTCGCATTCGCAGTGCCGCTGCTCGCCAATCAGGTGATTCTCGTGATCAAGGAAAGTGCGGTGGCGTCGATCATCACCGTGCCCGAACTGACGATGACCGCGAGCGACATCGTCGCGTCCACCTACACGTATATCGGCCCGTACGCGATGCTGATCGTCTGCTACTGGCTGCTGACCCAGGCCGTCGCACTCGTCGCTGCGCGCGCCACCGCGTTGATTCCTTTTATGCAGAAGACGTCATGA
- a CDS encoding amino acid ABC transporter ATP-binding protein, which produces MSALPILQLKAVGKSYGATRVLKGIDLDVMRGEIVTLIGPSGSGKTTALRCMNFLEAYDEGEVWIKGQLLGYKSSGRTERDRDSEASLAEVRRPVAMVFQQFNLWPHMTVLANVAAPLVLSKKIGKDEARRAALSALQRVGLEHKADAYPARLSGGQQQRVGIARALAIEPEVMLLDEPTSALDPELVEEVLSVIRSLAQDGMTMVMVTHEMSFAAKISDKVVFMEAGQIVEAGPPAQLFGNTRTPRLQQFLKPWFDRSLSPAPTTSNGATNATTTGLNVPEAALIVTADRGPA; this is translated from the coding sequence ATGAGCGCACTCCCCATTCTTCAACTCAAAGCGGTCGGCAAGTCTTATGGCGCGACTCGCGTGCTCAAAGGCATCGACCTCGACGTGATGCGCGGCGAGATCGTCACGCTGATCGGCCCTTCCGGTTCCGGCAAAACAACCGCGCTGCGCTGCATGAATTTTCTCGAAGCGTACGACGAAGGCGAAGTGTGGATCAAAGGCCAGTTGCTCGGCTATAAATCGAGCGGCCGCACCGAGCGCGATCGCGACAGCGAGGCGAGCCTCGCCGAAGTCCGTCGACCGGTTGCAATGGTATTCCAGCAGTTCAATTTGTGGCCGCATATGACGGTGCTGGCGAATGTGGCCGCGCCGCTGGTGTTGTCGAAGAAGATCGGCAAGGACGAAGCGCGCCGTGCCGCGTTGTCCGCGTTGCAACGTGTCGGCCTCGAACACAAGGCGGATGCGTATCCGGCTCGCCTGAGCGGCGGTCAGCAACAGCGGGTGGGAATTGCGCGCGCGCTCGCTATCGAGCCTGAAGTGATGCTGCTCGACGAGCCGACGTCGGCGCTCGACCCCGAACTCGTCGAAGAAGTGTTGAGCGTGATCCGCTCGCTTGCGCAGGACGGCATGACGATGGTCATGGTCACGCACGAAATGAGTTTCGCCGCCAAGATTTCCGACAAGGTCGTGTTCATGGAGGCCGGACAGATTGTCGAGGCCGGGCCGCCCGCGCAACTGTTCGGCAACACGCGCACCCCTCGTTTGCAGCAGTTTTTGAAGCCGTGGTTCGATCGGAGCCTGTCGCCTGCCCCTACCACCTCAAACGGGGCCACGAACGCCACCACGACCGGTTTAAACGTGCCAGAAGCGGCTTTGATTGTCACAGCCGATCGGGGACCCGCATGA